One window of the Devosia sp. 2618 genome contains the following:
- a CDS encoding DUF1775 domain-containing protein, which produces MIRFLSCAAMAVATVAALSVPAFAHVTLEVQQANIGSTYKAVVRVPHGCGTEATNVVRIQIPEGFFAVKPMPKAGWDLEVVTGPYKNAYDNHGAAVTEGVTEIVWSGGDLPDAFYDEFVFRGTFAASLAPGKFYFPTIQECASAEEAWIDVTGSDAADMPAPSLELVPAKGAGH; this is translated from the coding sequence ATGATCCGTTTTCTCTCCTGCGCCGCCATGGCCGTCGCAACTGTCGCTGCCCTTTCCGTCCCTGCCTTCGCCCATGTCACGCTCGAAGTGCAGCAGGCCAATATCGGCTCGACCTACAAGGCCGTGGTCCGCGTTCCGCATGGTTGCGGCACCGAGGCGACCAATGTCGTCCGTATCCAGATCCCCGAAGGCTTTTTTGCCGTCAAGCCGATGCCCAAGGCCGGCTGGGACCTCGAAGTCGTTACCGGGCCCTACAAGAACGCCTATGACAATCACGGCGCGGCCGTGACTGAAGGTGTCACCGAAATCGTCTGGTCCGGCGGTGATCTGCCCGACGCGTTCTACGACGAGTTCGTGTTCCGCGGCACCTTTGCCGCGTCGCTTGCGCCGGGCAAGTTCTACTTCCCGACCATTCAGGAATGCGCCAGCGCCGAAGAAGCTTGGATCGACGTGACCGGGTCGGACGCTGCTGACATGCCAGCGCCGAGCCTTGAGCTGGTGCCAGCCAAGGGCGCCGGTCACTAA